A stretch of DNA from Pseudomonadota bacterium:
TCGACGTCTTCATGACGTCGGGCGGCCTCGAGAAGACGCCGTCGCTGCGCTGGGTCATGGCAGCGGGTGAGCGCCTCACCCTGGCGCAGGTGCGCACGTTTCAGCGAATCCAGGCCGAGCACGGCCTGGGCGTGACGCTGCGCAACCTCTACGGTCCCACCGAGACGTTCTACATCACCGACGTGCGCATCACCGACGACGACGCCGCGCGCGACACCGACCCACCCATCGGGACGGTGTTCCCCAACAACGCCGCCTATGTGCTCGATCGGCTCGGCGCACTCTGCGGCACGGGGGTGAGCGGTGAGTTGGTGATCGCGGGGAACCACGTGGCCCGCGGTTACCTGCGACGGCCCGAGCTCACGGCCGCGCGCTTCATCGCCGACCCGTTCTCCCATCGGGTGAATCGCGGCGAGAGCACGATCGCGCGCGCCTATCGCACGGGAGACACCTGTTTCTGGGGCAGCGACCACCAGCTGCACTACCTCGGGCGCTCTGACGACCAGGTGAAGATCAACGGCGTGCGCATCGAGCTGGGCGCCGTGGTCGCAGCCCTCACGCAGATCCGGGGGGTGCACCGCGCCGCGGTCACGCCATCTGAAGAGAAGCCGCCGGTGCTGCTCGCCTTCGTGCAGGCTGAGAGCGGAACCCTCGACGCCGAGCAGGTGCGGGCCGAGTGCACGCGGCGCCTGCCGCCCGCCGCCGTTCCCGCGCACGTGATGGTGGTCGACACCACCTGGCCCAGTTGCGCGCGCGAGCCCGCGAGCAGCGCGCCGGGGCGGTGGCGGAGACGGGCTTTCGCGCGCCATCGGGAGAGCTCGAGGAGCGGGTGGCCGATCTGCTGCGCCAGATCCGCCCCGAGATCGCCGCGCTCTCGGCCACGGCGTCGATCTTCGACTCGGGATACACGTCGCTCGACGCCGTTCGCCTGGCCGTGGGCCTGCGCCGCGCGGGCCACCCCCTCGAGGTAGCCGACTGCTACGCGCTCGGGAGCATCGCCGCCATCGCGGCACGCCTCGGCGGTGAAGCGGCGCCGGAGGTTGCCCGCGGCGGCGGCGTGGTCTCCCACGGTCCCGACTGGGCCGCGTTCGTTCGTCGCGCCATCACCCATCTCGAGACCTTCGAATCGCGCAGCCGGACGGCGCCAGACCCATCGTGGGCCTTCCTCGACGCGGGAACCGCGGTCATCACGGGCGCCTCGGGATTCCTCGGCCGTCACCTGGCCGCGGGCCTGCTCCGACAAGGGCGACGCGTGCTGCTGCTGGGTCGCGACATCGGGGGAAGGGCCGCGGCGGCGCTGCAACGCGCCGACGCGGGCCTCGACGTGGCGGGCGCCGTGGCCAGCGGACGCCTGCGCATGGCCGACTGCGATCTGAACGCGCCCGGCCTGTCGCTGTCGCCCGATCTGCTGCGCTGGCTGTCGACGTCGAGCGGGCCCGTGATCCACGCGGCGGCGCTGGTGCACCACCTGTTCCCCTACGAGCGTCTCGAGCGAGAGAACGTGCTCGCCGTGGCCGAACTGGTGAAGCTGCTCGCGTCACGCGGTCGCGGCCGCCTCGTCTTCGTCTCGACCGTGGCCACGGCCCTCGGGCAGGCGCTCGACGCAGACGGGTACGCGGTCTCATCGCACCCCCCTCCGTTCGGCGGGTACGTCGAGTCGAAGTGGGTGGCCGAGCACGTGGTGCAGCCGGCCAGGACGCCATCGTGGTGCGTCCTCCCCGCCTCTACGCCTCGCCCACCACGGGCGCCTACAACGAGCGCGACGCGCTCATGCGCCTGTTGATCGGATGCATCGACGCGGGCATCGTGCCCGACCGCATCGGTTCGGAGCCCCTCGTGACCGTCGACGACGCAGTCGACGCGCTCTTGCGTCGGGCGACCGACGCCGCCGCCCCAGCGGCCTCGCAGCTGCCCTGGGTCGACGTCGAGGTGGGCGATCTCTTCGCCGAGATCCGATCACAGGGAATATCGCTCGAGGCGCTGCCCGTCGACACGTGGCGCGAGCGCATCCTCACCCTCGAGGGGAATGCGGCCATCCCCGTGCTCAGCGACTTCGGCCTGGGCCCCGGTGAGACGCCCGCCACGGTCGACTACACGGCGGTAGCCCCCGCGCTCGGCGACGAGGCCGCGAAGGCCATGCGCGAGCGGGTCGTGGCGGCCACCCGGGTCTTCGCGGCCAATGCGCGGCCAGGCGGCGTCTGACACGTCAGCCCGCTCCATTGACATGAGCCCCGAAGGACGACGCCTCCGCTAGAACGAACCTGTGAAGCGCGGTGAATCAGAGACATGCTCGTCTTCGCTCGGGCGAGAGCCCTGCCAGGCGAACACCTCGAGCGCACCCGCAGCCACGGAGGACTGAATGCCCGTATCGACGCATCCGCGCAACGTGCTCATCTCGCAGCCCCAGCTCGCCGAGTTCGGCGTGCCGTACCTGCCGATGATGTGGGGGGTGTTGAAGACGTACTGGGAGGAGCACGGCGCTCATCCGCACGCCGCAACGTGGCTCGACCCCGTGCGCGCCATGGCGCCCGTGAACGACCTGCTCACGCAGGTCGGCGATCACGCCATCGATGTGCTGGGGCTCAGCGCCTACACGTGGAACTGGAGCCTGCAGTGCGAGCTCGCCATCGAGGTGAAGCGGCGCAACCCCGGCTGTCTCGTGGTGGCGGGGGGGCCCGAGCCGGACTACAAAGACCCCGCATTCTTCCAGAAGCACCCGTACATCGATCTGGTCGCCGTGAAAGACGGCGAGATCACGTTCAACCGCATCCTCGAACGGGTGATCGAGGCCGGCGACCTGCGTGACCTGCTGGCTGAGCCACGTGCGGCGTTCGGCCACATCCGCGGCCTCTACATGGCGAACCCGGACGGGGGCGGACACATCCACACCGGCCCGGCCGAAACGCCCGCGAGCTTCGAGACCAGCGCGTACCTGGCCCAGCGCGACTACTACGAGAAGATCATCGACGAGAGAAACGGCCTGGTTGTGGCGGTCTGGGAGACCAATCGCGGCTGCCCCTACAGCTGCGCCTACTGCGACTGGGGCTCGGCCACCATGTCGAAACTGCGCCAGTTCAGCCTCGAGCGCGTCATGGCCGAGGTCGAGTGGTTCGGCCAGGTGAAGCTGTCATCGGTGCTCTGCGCCGACGCCAACTTCGGCATCCTGCCGCGCGACGTGCAGATCGCCGAGAAGGTGGCCGACGTTCGCCGCCGCACGGGGTATCCGCTGTCGTTCTCGTACAACACGGCCAAGAACAACCCGGGGCGCACGGTGGCGGTGGCCAAGGCCTTCACCGAGGTGGGCCTCATGTCGGGATACAACGTGTCGGTGCAGCACACCGACCCCGAGGTGCTGGCCGCCACGAAGCGCGACAACATCCGCATCGACAAGCAATACGAGGCGGCCCGCCAGCTCATCAACGAGAACGGGCTTGCGGTGTTCTGCCAGCTCATCCTCGG
This window harbors:
- a CDS encoding radical SAM protein; amino-acid sequence: MPVSTHPRNVLISQPQLAEFGVPYLPMMWGVLKTYWEEHGAHPHAATWLDPVRAMAPVNDLLTQVGDHAIDVLGLSAYTWNWSLQCELAIEVKRRNPGCLVVAGGPEPDYKDPAFFQKHPYIDLVAVKDGEITFNRILERVIEAGDLRDLLAEPRAAFGHIRGLYMANPDGGGHIHTGPAETPASFETSAYLAQRDYYEKIIDERNGLVVAVWETNRGCPYSCAYCDWGSATMSKLRQFSLERVMAEVEWFGQVKLSSVLCADANFGILPRDVQIAEKVADVRRRTGYPLSFSYNTAKNNPGRTVAVAKAFTEVGLMSGYNVSVQHTDPEVLAATKRDNIRIDKQYEAARQLINENGLAVFCQLILGIPGDTLAKWKRCFPDLMEEGMHAYYWIFPYNLLPNAPAADRENLERWQVRTVSRYFLLNYGTRSNSPSDAVAMVRSRLIVGCSSFSESDWVDMMAYASQIKALHSSGITEQVAMYLRCVHDVRYADFYDDLFTNFLHSDASPTRAWFAEMRATFQRYLDNDDFLGFMTMEELSAYAMQLEPARWLLTKLAMNRDAFFDSLTTYLCARWPQAPALRSVLQWSRHVLITADYDLRMGKRFPIEHDWPTWFAAARAVMTYQPFDEPTPLPAGTVAEVSDTGSLDGGSLREIDWGGGPMRQRWERWIELMATGRTASSKNTFQQIKLLEGAGVLVW
- a CDS encoding NAD-dependent epimerase/dehydratase family protein, with the translated sequence MHAAPAARRRSRARDGGRHHLAQLRARAREQRAGAVAETGFRAPSGELEERVADLLRQIRPEIAALSATASIFDSGYTSLDAVRLAVGLRRAGHPLEVADCYALGSIAAIAARLGGEAAPEVARGGGVVSHGPDWAAFVRRAITHLETFESRSRTAPDPSWAFLDAGTAVITGASGFLGRHLAAGLLRQGRRVLLLGRDIGGRAAAALQRADAGLDVAGAVASGRLRMADCDLNAPGLSLSPDLLRWLSTSSGPVIHAAALVHHLFPYERLERENVLAVAELVKLLASRGRGRLVFVSTVATALGQALDADGYAVSSHPPPFGGYVESKWVAEHVVQPARTPSWCVLPASTPRPPRAPTTSATRSCAC